The proteins below come from a single Pseudanabaena sp. BC1403 genomic window:
- a CDS encoding ShlB/FhaC/HecB family hemolysin secretion/activation protein yields MSLFKLISHHHSHFLAVIVILLGSVEMAAGETINSGVSLPNPSPVVLSPIAQAIAVKKVEIIGSTILTSAEIAAISKTIEGQQVTPEQIEKAAQLVTQIYADRGYITSQAVVDAQQTANGIVTIKVIEGRVEKIEIIGLKNTNPDYVRSRVELATGTPLNTAKLEDQLRLLRADPIFSDIEASLKSGSQPDSSILVVTVKEANQFGGFASIDNFSPPAVGSERYGGGLFFRNLSGNGDTLAASYYGTTTGGSNQYDLSYNIPLNPMNGTLSLRYSPSNYRITQAPFDVLNIRGNSNLFDLTFRQPLVRSSVEEFALSIGYSYQNGQTFAFNNLATPFGIGPEPDGTTRTSVIKFGQDYTLRDLAGAWSLRSQFSLGTGLFGSTNVTTPSGSFLSWLGQIQRVQSLGADSLLIGALDLQLSANPLLSSQQFTIGGGQSLRGFRQNARTGDNGIRFSIENRLVALRNEQNAALLQIIPFLDAGVIWNHPNNPNTLPNQNFLAGGGLGLLFTPLERLNMRLDYAIPFVNLSDRSSNLQESAFYFSLGYQF; encoded by the coding sequence ATGAGCTTATTCAAACTAATTAGTCATCATCACTCACATTTCTTAGCTGTGATCGTTATTCTCCTTGGCTCCGTGGAAATGGCAGCAGGAGAAACGATTAATTCTGGTGTTTCTCTTCCAAACCCATCGCCTGTAGTTCTATCCCCAATAGCTCAAGCGATCGCAGTCAAAAAAGTTGAAATTATTGGTAGCACCATCTTAACTAGTGCTGAGATAGCAGCAATTTCTAAAACCATAGAAGGACAACAAGTAACTCCTGAACAGATCGAAAAAGCAGCTCAATTAGTTACACAAATCTATGCCGATCGCGGCTACATCACTTCTCAAGCAGTAGTCGATGCACAGCAAACTGCTAATGGTATAGTCACGATTAAAGTTATTGAAGGTAGAGTCGAGAAAATTGAAATTATCGGCTTAAAAAATACTAATCCCGATTATGTGCGATCGCGAGTGGAATTAGCGACTGGCACACCTCTCAACACGGCCAAACTCGAAGATCAGTTGCGATTGTTACGCGCAGATCCCATATTTAGCGATATTGAAGCAAGTTTAAAATCAGGAAGTCAGCCCGATAGTAGTATTCTCGTCGTTACAGTTAAAGAAGCAAATCAGTTTGGTGGATTTGCTAGTATCGATAACTTCTCTCCTCCCGCAGTCGGTTCAGAACGTTACGGCGGCGGGTTATTCTTTCGGAACCTCTCTGGCAATGGCGACACATTGGCTGCTTCCTATTACGGAACAACTACAGGAGGCTCTAATCAATACGATCTTTCTTATAATATTCCACTCAATCCCATGAATGGAACCTTGTCATTGCGATATTCTCCCAGTAACTATCGAATCACTCAAGCTCCATTTGACGTACTAAATATTCGCGGAAATAGTAATCTCTTTGACTTGACTTTTCGTCAGCCGTTAGTTAGGTCAAGTGTAGAAGAATTTGCTTTATCCATTGGCTATAGCTATCAAAATGGACAAACATTTGCTTTTAATAACCTTGCCACCCCCTTTGGCATTGGGCCAGAGCCAGATGGGACAACCCGTACTAGTGTCATCAAGTTTGGTCAGGACTACACCTTACGCGATCTCGCTGGCGCTTGGTCATTGCGATCGCAGTTTAGTTTAGGCACAGGTTTATTTGGCTCTACCAACGTCACGACCCCGAGTGGTTCCTTCCTAAGCTGGCTTGGACAGATTCAGCGTGTACAGTCCTTAGGAGCGGATTCATTACTGATTGGCGCTTTAGATTTGCAACTATCTGCCAATCCGCTGCTCTCTTCACAGCAATTTACGATTGGTGGTGGTCAGTCTTTGCGAGGATTTCGCCAAAATGCCCGCACTGGTGATAATGGAATTCGCTTCTCCATAGAAAATCGGTTGGTGGCACTCCGCAATGAGCAAAATGCTGCCTTACTGCAAATCATTCCATTCTTAGATGCTGGGGTAATCTGGAATCATCCCAATAATCCCAACACTTTACCTAATCAGAACTTTTTAGCTGGTGGTGGACTGGGATTGCTATTTACGCCATTAGAAAGATTAAATATGCGCTTAGATTACGCAATTCCCTTTGTTAATCTCAGCGATCGCAGCTCTAACTTACAAGAATCCGCCTTTTATTTCAGCTTAGGTTACCAGTTCTAA
- a CDS encoding coenzyme F420-0:L-glutamate ligase gives MNILIVAGIAFAVFAVLVLLLWLLFEWQYMTRQGNLLEFDSGLWQFLAYEPEHYRIELLLTGTNKTRNLDVFLVEVEPEISMLSSDNLDGINSKVELRSRHPNSASRNDNYWESYIVTPNHSTGVEIQIDLSGKNLEELKTVWVRVHYTIYGPAGREEKVKHCIIPLQFPDANQRERWRPTPDADVLPIRTHILSAGDNPVEVMQRYVMSHAQAGDIVTIAETPIAIMQGNFYHPSDIKPKWLAKRLCYYFKSTSSLATACGLQSLINESGAWRVAFAFIVGALAKAFLRVPGVFYMLAGDQARLIDDVTGTLPPYDQFIVLGPKNPQAVVDEIKAGTGLEAAIVDVNDLRRVKVLASTSGVSEKLLNQALLMNPAGNASEQTPIVLIRPNSGV, from the coding sequence ATGAATATTTTGATTGTTGCGGGTATTGCGTTCGCGGTTTTTGCTGTTCTAGTTTTGCTGTTGTGGTTATTGTTTGAGTGGCAATACATGACTCGCCAAGGAAACTTACTAGAATTTGATAGTGGTCTTTGGCAATTTTTGGCCTACGAGCCAGAACACTATCGTATTGAGTTATTGCTCACAGGAACCAACAAAACTCGTAATCTGGATGTGTTTCTAGTAGAAGTAGAGCCAGAGATCTCGATGCTTTCTAGCGATAATCTTGATGGCATTAATAGCAAAGTCGAGTTGCGATCGCGCCATCCAAATTCTGCTAGTCGTAACGATAACTATTGGGAGTCATATATTGTTACTCCTAATCACAGTACAGGTGTCGAGATTCAAATTGACCTCAGTGGCAAAAACTTAGAAGAACTGAAGACTGTATGGGTACGTGTCCATTACACAATTTATGGGCCAGCAGGACGCGAAGAAAAAGTCAAACATTGCATTATTCCCTTACAGTTTCCTGATGCAAATCAAAGGGAACGTTGGCGACCCACACCTGATGCGGATGTGTTGCCTATCCGCACGCACATTTTATCGGCGGGAGATAATCCAGTTGAAGTGATGCAGCGCTATGTGATGAGTCATGCTCAAGCAGGTGATATTGTCACGATCGCGGAAACGCCGATCGCAATTATGCAAGGAAATTTCTATCATCCCAGTGACATTAAGCCTAAGTGGTTAGCTAAACGTCTTTGCTATTACTTTAAAAGCACTTCTAGTCTCGCCACTGCTTGCGGTTTACAATCCCTGATTAATGAGTCGGGCGCATGGCGAGTAGCTTTTGCTTTTATTGTCGGAGCTTTAGCTAAGGCATTTTTGCGAGTGCCTGGGGTGTTTTATATGCTGGCTGGCGATCAAGCAAGATTGATTGATGATGTGACAGGAACTTTGCCTCCGTATGATCAGTTTATTGTCTTAGGCCCGAAAAATCCTCAAGCTGTAGTTGATGAAATCAAGGCAGGGACGGGTCTAGAAGCTGCGATCGTGGATGTAAACGATTTACGCCGTGTGAAGGTCTTAGCATCGACTTCTGGGGTGTCTGAGAAATTGCTCAATCAAGCTCTATTAATGAATCCTGCGGGTAATGCTTCCGAGCAGACTCCAATCGTTTTGATTCGCCCTAATAGTGGCGTATAA
- the trpA gene encoding tryptophan synthase subunit alpha, which yields MISVSARFEELRAKGQAALIPFITAGDPNLETTAKALRVLDQNGADIIELGVPYSDPLADGPVIQAAATRALQNGTTLEKVLDVVRTVAPNLRSPIILFTYYNPILNMGAEKFLQTIYEAGIRGLVVPDLPLEESHVLLEPAQKVGIEVILLIAPTSPPERVAAIAEKSQGFIYVVSATGVTGVRTEVAKGVKTMIEQLRVITDKPIAVGFGISQPEHAKQVIDWNADGAIVGSAMVRKLAEPDGGLHAIAELCKTLKQSISRD from the coding sequence ATGATATCCGTTTCCGCTCGATTTGAAGAACTGCGAGCTAAAGGGCAAGCCGCGCTCATTCCATTTATTACGGCTGGCGATCCTAACTTAGAGACAACAGCAAAAGCTTTGCGGGTCTTAGATCAAAACGGTGCGGATATAATCGAGCTTGGTGTACCTTACTCAGATCCATTAGCTGATGGTCCCGTAATTCAAGCCGCAGCAACAAGAGCTTTGCAAAATGGGACAACACTGGAAAAAGTTTTAGATGTTGTGCGAACTGTTGCGCCAAATCTGCGATCGCCAATTATTTTGTTTACTTATTACAACCCAATTTTGAATATGGGTGCAGAAAAGTTTTTGCAAACAATTTATGAAGCAGGGATTAGAGGTTTAGTTGTTCCCGATTTACCTCTGGAAGAATCTCATGTTTTGTTAGAGCCTGCGCAAAAAGTTGGGATTGAAGTGATTTTGTTAATCGCTCCTACTAGCCCACCTGAGCGCGTAGCAGCGATTGCGGAGAAGTCACAAGGCTTTATCTATGTAGTTAGTGCTACGGGTGTTACAGGCGTGCGTACCGAAGTTGCAAAGGGAGTAAAAACGATGATCGAGCAACTGCGGGTGATCACAGACAAACCGATCGCTGTTGGTTTTGGTATTTCGCAGCCTGAACATGCTAAGCAGGTAATCGACTGGAACGCGGATGGAGCGATCGTTGGGAGTGCGATGGTAAGAAAGCTTGCAGAACCTGATGGTGGCTTACATGCGATCGCTGAACTTTGCAAAACTCTCAAGCAATCAATTAGTAGAGACTAG
- a CDS encoding DDE transposase family protein, with amino-acid sequence MSAQIDNSQDPSDRNASEQWFICKLDTGVCEIVKSDRSEEIANSLETWGAFASQGEAIAKRVGLIRAGKCKPQ; translated from the coding sequence ATGTCTGCTCAAATTGACAACTCACAAGATCCTAGCGATCGCAATGCTTCAGAGCAATGGTTTATTTGTAAACTTGATACGGGCGTTTGCGAGATCGTCAAAAGCGATCGTAGTGAAGAAATCGCAAATTCATTAGAAACTTGGGGTGCTTTTGCCTCTCAGGGCGAAGCGATCGCTAAACGAGTCGGACTAATCCGCGCTGGAAAATGCAAACCGCAATAA
- a CDS encoding DUF6272 family protein — protein MAQVFGEFTENFPERSEFLVLGFSPSSLPIQLRWKTNGLSADFLGDYVKNFFPGDTSAALNKQTEVRHAVSFVANELLENAMKYSDKSVGQPVNLEVHLFSDRLIFVSKNSVCQDAITDFQAYLQKITTSDIGEMYINQVEKSSDNDESESSGLGYLTMIMDYDAVLGWKFEQISDKPATIVTTMVQLPL, from the coding sequence ATGGCGCAAGTCTTTGGAGAATTCACAGAAAATTTTCCCGAAAGAAGCGAATTTTTGGTTCTAGGATTTTCTCCATCATCTTTACCAATCCAGCTACGTTGGAAGACCAATGGGCTTTCGGCTGATTTCCTAGGAGATTATGTCAAGAACTTTTTCCCTGGTGATACTAGTGCTGCTTTAAACAAACAAACTGAAGTACGTCATGCAGTTAGCTTTGTCGCTAATGAATTGCTGGAAAATGCAATGAAATATAGTGATAAAAGTGTAGGACAACCAGTCAATCTAGAAGTGCATCTATTTAGCGATCGCCTAATATTTGTATCAAAAAATAGTGTTTGCCAAGATGCGATCACTGATTTTCAGGCTTACTTGCAGAAAATTACCACTAGCGATATTGGTGAAATGTATATAAACCAAGTCGAAAAAAGCTCTGACAATGACGAATCCGAAAGTTCTGGACTTGGCTATTTGACCATGATCATGGATTATGATGCAGTTCTGGGATGGAAGTTTGAACAGATTTCTGATAAGCCAGCCACAATTGTGACAACAATGGTGCAGTTACCCCTATAG
- a CDS encoding GTP-binding protein, whose product MLTSDRIVKQEITPDFIDVDVPKRGMPVTIITGFLGSGKTTLLNHILQNQQDLKVAVLVNEFGDINIDSQLLVSVDENMMELSNGCICCTINDGLVNAVYSILEKGDRIDYMIVETTGVADPLPIALTFLGTELQHLTRLDSILTVVDSEAFTSDHFNSDAAYAQIMYGDIIILNKTDLVPEEKLQELETYIHKTKTKARILRSHLGVVPLPLILDIQIDQSAIAATKESSQQADHHEHDEHAHHDHDHAHAHEHSHDANCQHDHHDHDHHHHSNHLENDGFISISFQSDRAFDLDKFQNFLDKQLPIDVFRAKGILWFANIDSRYVFQLSGKRYELKTDDRGKSLNNQLVIIGRNLHREELLAKLTDCLA is encoded by the coding sequence ATGCTCACTTCCGATCGCATTGTTAAACAAGAAATTACACCAGATTTTATTGATGTAGATGTCCCCAAACGCGGGATGCCAGTTACGATCATTACAGGTTTTTTAGGCAGTGGTAAGACCACCTTGCTCAATCACATTTTACAAAACCAACAGGATTTGAAGGTCGCGGTTTTAGTAAATGAGTTTGGCGATATCAACATCGATAGTCAATTGTTAGTTTCAGTCGATGAAAACATGATGGAACTAAGCAATGGCTGTATTTGCTGCACCATCAATGATGGTCTAGTTAATGCGGTTTATAGTATCCTTGAAAAAGGCGATCGCATTGATTACATGATTGTCGAAACTACTGGCGTAGCCGATCCTTTACCGATCGCCTTAACATTCTTAGGCACTGAGCTACAGCATTTAACTCGTCTTGATTCGATTTTGACAGTTGTTGACTCTGAAGCTTTTACATCTGACCATTTCAATAGTGATGCTGCCTATGCTCAAATCATGTATGGCGATATTATTATTCTTAATAAAACCGATCTAGTTCCCGAAGAAAAGCTACAAGAGCTGGAAACTTACATTCACAAAACCAAGACTAAAGCCAGAATTTTGCGATCGCATTTAGGAGTTGTCCCATTACCGCTAATTCTGGATATTCAGATCGACCAATCAGCGATCGCTGCTACCAAAGAGTCTAGCCAACAGGCTGATCATCACGAGCATGACGAGCACGCCCACCACGACCACGACCACGCTCATGCCCATGAACACAGCCACGATGCCAATTGCCAACATGATCATCACGACCATGATCATCATCACCATTCTAATCACCTCGAAAACGACGGATTTATCTCAATTTCATTTCAAAGCGATCGCGCTTTTGATCTTGATAAATTTCAAAACTTTCTGGACAAGCAATTACCAATCGATGTTTTCCGTGCCAAGGGTATTTTATGGTTCGCTAATATCGACAGCCGCTATGTCTTTCAACTCAGTGGCAAACGCTATGAACTCAAAACTGACGATCGCGGCAAATCTTTAAATAATCAACTGGTGATCATTGGGCGCAATTTACATCGTGAAGAGCTACTAGCAAAGCTTACAGATTGTCTTGCCTAA
- the trxA gene encoding thioredoxin: MSVKKQFGSFDELLESSELPVLVDFYAPWCGPCQLMTGILDKVSEKMKDKVQIVKINTDNYPDLASQYKVYALPTLVLFKDGAPVDRVEGVIQADQLCDRIAVHA; encoded by the coding sequence ATGTCAGTAAAAAAGCAGTTTGGTAGTTTTGACGAATTGTTGGAAAGTTCAGAATTGCCTGTACTTGTTGACTTTTATGCACCTTGGTGTGGTCCCTGCCAGCTTATGACAGGAATTTTGGACAAGGTTAGTGAAAAGATGAAAGACAAAGTTCAGATTGTGAAGATCAATACTGATAATTATCCCGATCTCGCTTCTCAGTATAAGGTTTACGCTTTGCCAACATTGGTTCTGTTTAAGGATGGAGCACCTGTTGATCGAGTTGAGGGGGTAATTCAAGCCGATCAATTATGCGATCGCATAGCTGTTCACGCCTAA
- the efp gene encoding elongation factor P, producing MISSNDFRPGVTIELDGEVWRVVEFLHVKPGKGSAFVRTTLKSAMTGKTLEKTFRAGETLPQAVLEKSSMQHTYKEGDDYVFMDMQSFDEATLTTSQIGTRVKYIKEGMEVNVVRWGERIIEVELPNTVVLEVIETDPGLKGDTATGGSKSAKVETGASINVPLFVNIGDRIKIDTREDTYLGREN from the coding sequence ATGATCTCTAGTAACGATTTTCGACCCGGTGTAACAATTGAACTTGATGGCGAAGTGTGGCGTGTAGTTGAATTTTTACACGTAAAGCCAGGCAAAGGTTCCGCATTTGTTCGCACCACACTAAAAAGCGCCATGACGGGTAAAACATTAGAAAAGACCTTTAGAGCTGGCGAGACACTCCCTCAAGCGGTTCTAGAAAAAAGCTCAATGCAGCATACCTATAAAGAAGGCGATGATTATGTCTTTATGGATATGCAGAGCTTTGACGAAGCCACGTTGACTACTTCCCAGATTGGTACTCGTGTCAAGTACATCAAAGAAGGCATGGAAGTCAATGTCGTACGCTGGGGTGAACGAATCATTGAAGTAGAATTGCCCAACACGGTCGTCCTCGAAGTGATCGAAACCGATCCAGGCTTAAAGGGTGACACTGCCACGGGCGGCAGCAAATCTGCAAAGGTGGAAACTGGCGCATCAATCAATGTTCCTCTATTTGTGAATATTGGCGATCGCATCAAAATTGATACTCGTGAAGACACGTATTTGGGGCGTGAAAATTAG
- the accB gene encoding acetyl-CoA carboxylase biotin carboxyl carrier protein has translation MEFSLEQVRELVTILNKTDITELTLESGDVRLSIRKSENRYSATAAMPTPAVVSAMSSTAIENTATNTVAHTTTIADSLPSKKLIEITSPMVGTFYRSPGPDESPFIEIGDTVKKGHTVCIIEAMKLMNEIESEASGKIVEILVENTQPVEYGQVLMRIEAN, from the coding sequence GTGGAATTTAGCTTAGAGCAAGTGCGTGAACTAGTCACGATTCTAAATAAGACTGATATTACCGAACTGACTCTAGAATCAGGCGATGTCCGTCTGAGTATCCGTAAAAGCGAAAATAGATATTCTGCAACTGCGGCAATGCCAACTCCTGCCGTTGTCTCCGCAATGTCATCAACTGCGATCGAGAACACTGCCACAAACACTGTGGCACATACCACCACGATCGCCGATTCTCTTCCTTCCAAAAAGCTGATCGAAATTACGTCGCCTATGGTTGGTACTTTCTATCGCTCTCCAGGCCCTGACGAATCTCCATTTATCGAGATTGGCGATACAGTCAAAAAAGGTCACACAGTTTGCATCATCGAAGCAATGAAGCTAATGAATGAGATCGAATCTGAAGCTTCTGGCAAAATCGTAGAAATTCTAGTGGAAAATACTCAACCAGTTGAGTATGGTCAAGTTTTAATGCGAATCGAAGCAAATTAA
- a CDS encoding cyclic nucleotide-binding domain-containing protein: MKKILLFFSELNNSDLDWLVQKGKSETIAPERLLIREGQISEALYIVVSGSFSVAIESQDHKELAKISEGEIVGEVSFIDTRPPLASVRSLEECVVLSIPRVQLLSKLQQDINFASRFYRAICLCLSDRLRGTVSRLGYGYDLDELESQLSGFGQSMIGNLELAEAKFNWLIKNVRKA, from the coding sequence GTGAAGAAAATTTTGCTTTTCTTTAGCGAACTCAATAATAGTGACCTTGACTGGCTTGTGCAGAAAGGAAAAAGCGAGACAATTGCCCCTGAACGCTTACTGATTCGAGAAGGTCAAATCAGTGAAGCTCTATATATTGTTGTGAGCGGATCGTTCAGTGTAGCTATCGAATCCCAAGATCACAAAGAACTTGCCAAAATTTCTGAAGGAGAAATCGTTGGCGAAGTATCTTTTATTGACACTAGACCCCCTCTTGCTAGTGTGCGATCGCTAGAAGAATGCGTCGTATTATCAATACCAAGAGTTCAACTCTTGTCAAAACTTCAACAGGATATAAATTTTGCATCGCGATTTTATCGCGCCATTTGTCTTTGTCTTTCTGATCGCCTACGTGGGACAGTTAGCCGACTTGGCTATGGCTATGATCTAGATGAGCTAGAATCGCAACTTAGTGGATTTGGTCAGTCTATGATTGGCAACTTAGAACTAGCCGAAGCAAAATTTAATTGGTTGATCAAAAATGTTCGTAAAGCTTAA
- a CDS encoding glucose-6-phosphate isomerase — protein MSSAVELWQRYQDWLYYHSELGLYVDISRIRFTPDFVTQIQPKFVKAFTDMKALELGAIANPDEQRMVGHYWLRSPEIAPTEELRKDITETLDRIEDFTKKVHTGIIHPPSAPKFTDILSIGIGGSALGPQFIAQCFAKADVPLKISFIDNSDPDGIDLALDLLGDRLNTTLVLVISKSGGTPEAANGMKEAEFAFKKAGLDFAKQAIAITGVGSALEKYAIAGGWLDQFPMYDWIGGRTSELSAVGLLPAALQGIDIRAMLRGASLMDAATRIEDIRQNPAALLAMSWYFTGNGKGEKDMVVLPYKDRLLLFSRYLQQLVMESLGKEKDLDGNTVYQGIAVYGNKGSTDQHAYVQQLREGVPNFFATFIEVLQDSARPHPEVEAGVVTGDYLLGFLQGTRSALYENGRDSITVTIPFVSELTVGALIALYERAVSFYASLVNINAYNQPGVEAGKKAGAKVLALQMKLVETLKTSNVSLSLEEIAVRINALDEIESLYHIARHLHANCKILFEGDLSKPKTLKMMLIP, from the coding sequence ATGAGTTCGGCTGTGGAACTGTGGCAACGTTATCAAGACTGGCTGTACTACCATTCAGAGTTGGGGCTGTACGTGGATATCAGTCGGATCAGGTTTACGCCAGACTTTGTGACACAGATACAACCTAAGTTTGTCAAGGCTTTCACCGATATGAAAGCTCTAGAGTTAGGCGCGATCGCCAATCCTGATGAACAGCGGATGGTTGGGCATTATTGGTTGCGATCGCCTGAAATCGCTCCTACTGAAGAATTGCGAAAAGATATTACAGAGACTCTTGATCGCATCGAAGATTTTACAAAGAAGGTGCATACGGGGATCATCCATCCACCAAGTGCGCCAAAGTTTACAGATATTCTTTCGATTGGCATTGGCGGATCAGCTTTAGGTCCACAATTTATAGCCCAATGTTTTGCTAAGGCCGATGTACCCCTCAAAATCAGTTTTATCGATAACTCCGATCCCGATGGGATCGACTTAGCGCTCGATCTATTAGGCGATCGCCTTAATACCACATTAGTCTTGGTGATTTCCAAGTCTGGTGGTACTCCTGAAGCTGCTAATGGCATGAAAGAAGCCGAGTTTGCCTTTAAAAAAGCAGGCTTAGACTTTGCAAAACAGGCGATCGCAATTACAGGTGTTGGCAGTGCATTGGAGAAATATGCGATCGCTGGTGGTTGGCTCGATCAATTCCCCATGTATGACTGGATTGGGGGCAGAACCTCAGAACTTTCGGCTGTGGGCTTATTACCTGCGGCATTGCAAGGCATTGACATTCGCGCAATGCTCCGTGGCGCAAGTTTGATGGATGCCGCTACCCGCATTGAGGATATTCGCCAAAACCCTGCGGCGCTTCTAGCGATGTCATGGTACTTTACAGGTAACGGTAAGGGCGAAAAAGATATGGTGGTTTTGCCATACAAGGATCGACTTTTGTTGTTTAGTCGCTATCTACAACAACTGGTAATGGAATCTCTCGGTAAAGAGAAAGATCTCGATGGTAATACTGTCTATCAAGGGATCGCAGTCTACGGGAACAAAGGCTCCACCGATCAACATGCTTACGTGCAGCAACTGCGTGAAGGTGTCCCTAACTTCTTTGCAACTTTTATCGAAGTTTTACAGGACTCGGCTAGGCCACATCCCGAAGTCGAAGCAGGTGTCGTCACAGGCGATTATTTACTAGGGTTTCTCCAAGGTACACGCAGCGCTCTATACGAAAATGGTAGAGATTCGATAACGGTCACCATCCCGTTTGTGTCTGAGCTTACCGTTGGCGCGTTAATTGCTTTGTATGAGCGAGCCGTAAGCTTTTATGCTTCGTTGGTAAATATCAATGCTTACAATCAACCTGGGGTTGAGGCTGGCAAAAAAGCTGGTGCAAAAGTACTTGCTTTGCAAATGAAGCTTGTTGAGACATTGAAAACGTCAAATGTTTCTCTCTCGCTCGAAGAAATTGCTGTCAGAATTAATGCTCTAGATGAAATTGAGTCTTTGTATCACATTGCTCGTCATCTTCATGCCAATTGCAAAATTCTATTTGAAGGAGATTTATCTAAGCCTAAAACACTGAAAATGATGTTGATTCCGTGA
- the hpf gene encoding ribosome hibernation-promoting factor, HPF/YfiA family, which translates to MKLVIQGKNIEVTEAIREYVEQKIDKAVSHFQALTTEVDVHLSVARNPRIASSQSAEVTVYANGSVIRAEEKSENLYASIDLVADKISRKLRKFKERKSDRAAAKTSIAVVEQAPIPMPNGNRVVELPNQVVRNKYFAMPALSVDEALERLELIDHDFYVFRNADTGEINVVYERNHGGYGVIQPHDVKKN; encoded by the coding sequence ATGAAACTTGTAATTCAAGGCAAGAATATTGAAGTCACGGAAGCCATCCGCGAGTATGTCGAGCAAAAGATCGACAAGGCGGTGAGCCATTTCCAAGCATTAACTACAGAGGTAGATGTCCATCTATCTGTTGCTCGTAACCCTCGCATTGCTTCTAGCCAATCGGCTGAGGTAACAGTATATGCCAATGGATCTGTGATCCGCGCCGAGGAGAAAAGCGAGAATTTGTATGCAAGTATCGATCTAGTTGCTGACAAGATTTCCCGCAAGTTGCGGAAATTCAAGGAGCGCAAGAGCGATCGTGCTGCTGCAAAAACCAGTATTGCCGTAGTTGAGCAAGCGCCCATACCAATGCCAAATGGCAATCGTGTGGTTGAATTGCCAAATCAAGTTGTGCGGAATAAATACTTTGCTATGCCTGCACTATCAGTCGATGAGGCTCTTGAACGGTTGGAGTTAATCGATCATGACTTCTATGTTTTTCGCAACGCCGATACAGGGGAAATCAACGTTGTTTACGAGCGAAATCATGGAGGCTATGGTGTAATCCAACCCCATGATGTTAAAAAAAATTAA
- the queF gene encoding preQ(1) synthase: protein MTVKYGEQAIAESTLTTFPNPRIGRDYKIQITLPEFTSKCPFSGYPDFATIYITYTPNLLLVELKAIKLYINSYRDRFISHEEAVNQILDDFVKVGDPLRINVKGDFTPRGNVHTVVEVNYTKPQETI, encoded by the coding sequence ATGACTGTTAAGTACGGCGAACAAGCGATCGCAGAATCAACTCTAACCACCTTCCCCAATCCCAGAATTGGTAGAGATTACAAAATCCAAATAACTCTCCCTGAATTTACTAGTAAATGTCCATTTTCAGGCTATCCAGACTTTGCCACAATTTATATTACCTATACACCCAACTTATTATTGGTAGAGCTCAAGGCAATTAAGTTGTATATCAACAGCTATCGCGATCGCTTTATTTCCCATGAAGAAGCTGTTAATCAGATTCTTGATGATTTTGTGAAGGTGGGCGATCCCTTGAGAATTAATGTCAAAGGTGATTTTACACCTCGCGGTAATGTGCATACTGTTGTGGAAGTAAATTACACTAAGCCCCAAGAAACAATCTAG
- a CDS encoding biopolymer transporter ExbD, producing the protein MKIHKKKQTSANAEINLTAFLDVVFSILAFFILLSAALTLPNRIGIDLPISDRNSNGDSNSGDLQPEDVFVITLDPAGQMLKDGKSIPFQQLTQEITSFLAASTRGVVVLSADDSTVSYQIVISRLSELRAIAGNRVAIATSRS; encoded by the coding sequence ATGAAAATTCACAAAAAGAAACAAACATCGGCTAATGCTGAAATCAATCTAACAGCTTTTTTGGATGTGGTATTTTCTATTTTGGCTTTTTTTATCCTGTTATCAGCAGCCCTGACTTTGCCAAATCGGATTGGAATTGATTTACCAATTAGCGATCGCAATAGTAATGGCGACTCAAACTCAGGGGATCTTCAGCCAGAAGATGTTTTCGTCATCACCCTTGATCCTGCGGGGCAAATGTTAAAGGATGGAAAATCTATACCTTTCCAGCAGTTGACTCAGGAGATCACTAGCTTCTTAGCAGCCTCGACGAGAGGTGTGGTTGTACTTAGTGCTGATGATTCTACTGTCTCTTATCAAATCGTGATTAGTCGTCTGTCAGAATTAAGGGCAATTGCTGGTAATCGGGTGGCGATCGCCACGTCTCGATCTTGA